In one Sphingomonas sp. AP4-R1 genomic region, the following are encoded:
- a CDS encoding 1-deoxy-D-xylulose-5-phosphate reductoisomerase encodes MRSVTILGATGSIGASTLDLIERAPDRFRVRGLTAARNVDALADAARRTRAERAVILDPALYGELKEALSGSGVEAAAGEEAIVEAAAMGADWTMAAIVGTAGLRPVMAALEQGATVALANKESLVSAGALMTRTAADTGATLLPVDSEHNAVFQCYPHGSAERVRKIILTASGGPFRGLTREQMAGMTPAQAVKHPNWSMGAKISVDSATLMNKGLELIEAYHLFPVGADKLDVLVHPQSVVHSMVEYVDGSVLAQLGTPDMRTPIAHTLAWPERMETPCPRLDLAAVGRLDFEAPDFDRFPALGLALDAMREGGAAPAILNAANEIAVAAFLEGRIGFLDIALIVGKVRSDYTAAQPASIADVLAIDAEARIRASQSVELLAR; translated from the coding sequence ATGCGTTCGGTAACGATCCTTGGTGCGACGGGATCGATCGGCGCCTCGACGCTCGATCTGATCGAGCGGGCGCCGGATCGTTTCCGCGTGCGGGGCCTGACGGCCGCGCGTAATGTCGATGCGCTGGCGGATGCCGCACGGCGGACCCGCGCCGAGCGCGCCGTGATCCTCGATCCGGCGCTCTATGGCGAGCTGAAGGAAGCGCTGTCCGGCAGCGGCGTGGAAGCGGCGGCGGGCGAGGAGGCGATCGTCGAGGCGGCCGCGATGGGCGCCGACTGGACGATGGCGGCGATCGTCGGCACGGCGGGGCTGCGCCCGGTGATGGCGGCGCTGGAGCAGGGCGCCACCGTGGCGCTCGCCAACAAGGAATCGCTCGTCTCGGCCGGTGCGCTGATGACGCGTACCGCCGCCGACACCGGCGCGACCCTGCTGCCGGTGGACAGCGAGCATAATGCCGTTTTCCAATGCTATCCGCATGGTTCCGCCGAACGCGTGCGGAAGATCATCCTCACCGCCAGCGGCGGCCCGTTCCGGGGCCTGACCCGCGAGCAGATGGCGGGGATGACGCCCGCGCAGGCGGTGAAGCATCCCAATTGGTCGATGGGCGCGAAGATCTCGGTCGACAGCGCCACGCTGATGAACAAGGGGCTCGAACTGATCGAGGCCTACCACCTGTTCCCGGTCGGCGCGGACAAGCTGGACGTTCTCGTCCATCCCCAATCGGTGGTCCACTCGATGGTGGAATATGTCGATGGATCGGTGCTGGCGCAGCTCGGCACGCCCGACATGCGGACGCCGATCGCGCACACGCTCGCCTGGCCGGAGCGGATGGAGACGCCGTGCCCGCGCCTCGATCTGGCCGCCGTCGGCCGGCTGGATTTCGAAGCGCCCGATTTCGATCGCTTCCCCGCGCTCGGCCTCGCGCTGGACGCGATGCGCGAGGGTGGGGCCGCCCCCGCCATCCTGAACGCGGCGAACGAGATCGCGGTGGCCGCCTTCCTGGAAGGGCGGATCGGATTTCTCGATATCGCCTTAATCGTCGGGAAAGTGCGTTCGGATTATACGGCGGCTCAGCCGGCCTCGATCGCGGATGTTCTCGCGATCGATGCCGAGGCGCGCATTCGCGCGTCGCAGAGTGTGGAGTTGCTTGCCCGATGA
- a CDS encoding phosphatidate cytidylyltransferase → MAGGGVSDLKTRALAGGAAAIVALVALVAGGWLLWAFVTIVAMIALAEWSGLAGAAAARAAMALVLFFVALVIASPDFWGPTRDTVALLSVMAIVVAMFVGSPRIGWGLIYAGAPAIALLSLRALPQGFALALWTVLIVILTDTGAYFAGRAIGGPKLWPKLSPNKTWSGLGGGMAAALVGGAAIALAFALPGACLWLGAPLAIVAQAGDLYESALKRRAGVKDSGRVLPGHGGILDRIDGLIPVASLVAILVAGDWL, encoded by the coding sequence ATGGCGGGGGGTGGAGTCTCCGATCTCAAGACCCGCGCGCTGGCAGGCGGCGCCGCCGCCATCGTGGCGCTGGTGGCGCTGGTGGCGGGGGGCTGGCTGCTCTGGGCGTTCGTCACGATCGTGGCGATGATCGCGCTGGCGGAATGGAGCGGGCTGGCGGGGGCGGCCGCCGCGCGCGCGGCGATGGCGCTCGTGCTGTTCTTCGTCGCGCTGGTGATCGCATCGCCCGATTTCTGGGGCCCGACGCGCGATACGGTAGCGCTGCTCAGCGTCATGGCGATCGTGGTGGCGATGTTCGTGGGAAGCCCGCGCATCGGCTGGGGCCTGATCTATGCGGGTGCGCCTGCCATCGCTCTGCTGTCGCTGCGCGCGCTGCCGCAGGGCTTCGCACTGGCGCTGTGGACGGTGCTGATCGTGATCCTCACCGATACGGGCGCTTACTTCGCCGGCCGCGCGATCGGCGGGCCCAAGCTCTGGCCGAAGCTGAGCCCGAACAAGACCTGGTCCGGGCTGGGTGGCGGCATGGCGGCGGCCCTGGTGGGCGGTGCGGCGATCGCGCTGGCCTTCGCTCTGCCGGGCGCATGCCTGTGGCTGGGCGCGCCGCTGGCCATTGTCGCGCAGGCGGGCGACCTTTACGAGAGCGCGCTCAAGCGCAGGGCCGGCGTCAAGGATAGCGGCCGGGTGTTGCCCGGCCACGGTGGCATATTGGATCGGATCGACGGGCTGATTCCCGTCGCGTCGCTGGTGGCGATTTTGGTGGCTGGAGATTGGTTGTGA